The proteins below are encoded in one region of Danio rerio strain Tuebingen ecotype United States chromosome 14, GRCz12tu, whole genome shotgun sequence:
- the zgc:195212 gene encoding DUF4554 domain-containing protein has product MKIQRFLHRLSLVNAQVKIIFEIKTDSVTHKHIFSGEKSKVSVMDYNISMDTASYRQSLLSKWSLQSCPEIHQELGDPLSFVLPTDTIEAGLYGEMSVVTMATLAPCMDQYANWPTHLSCIRILVYSPCGLPLMQQAQMSFLQSLATSLSWADLGLSKVCCKESQNIQGSLCSDVEFSVEIKRSQEPRCWDAVQQNNEPECSHAVEQTLTVFIFAQYTDPFRSQITDFISSEEVFERHLDAILWYNEDQLRATLQSTMKKTLKRFQKRHAGRQRLNSTIPIVLSSVNSIIAGSSNGEFRTACVDSMRVKSTCELQTSLRQSLQSIVDGRFTPRTKCRKEKKVTQAVCSQKRSPDILEEAFENPPLLSSKRIHCDLESSSFISEKRQCTEPFSEDSDTNETSDFQKSPFSLVHLPQIQQARMTEDKPSVKLINEQVEEQWLQELENFSEWD; this is encoded by the exons ATGAAGATCCAGAGGTTTCTGCACAGACTCAGTCTGGTTAATGCACAG gtgAAGATCATCTTTGAGATTAAGACAGATTCAGTGACACACAAGCACATATTCAG TGGTGAGAAAAGTAAAGTTTCAGTGATGGATTACAACATTTCTATGGACACTGCTTCATACAGACA GAGTCTGCTCTCCAAATGGAGTCTGCAATCCTGTCCAGAAATTCATCAGGAATTGGGAGACCCGCTGAGCTTTGTGCTCCCCACGGACACAATAGAGGCTGGACTGTATGgagaaatgagtgtagttaccaTGGCAACACTTGCACCCTGTATGGATCAGTATGCCAACTGGCCCACTCACCTCTCATGCATACGG ATATTAGTGTATAGTCCATGTGGCCTGCCTCTAATGCAACAAGCACAGAtgagtttcctccagagtttgGCTACTTCACTGTCCTGGGCGGATCTCGGCCTTTCCAAAGTCTGCTGTAAAGAATCACAAAACATCCAGG GCTCTCTGTGTTCAGATGTAGAATTCTCAGTTGAAATCAAACGCAGTCAGGAACCACGATGTTGGGATGCTGTACAACAGAACAATGAGCCAGAATGCAGTCACGCTGTAGAACAGACTCTAACTGTGTTCATTTTTGCTCAGTACACGGACCCCTTCCGCTCCCAGATCACAGACTTCATAA GCAGCGAGGAGGTTTTTGAGAGACACTTGGATGCAATTCTTTGGTACAACGAAGATCAACTGAGGGCGACTCTTCAGTCTACCATGAAAAAAACACTGAAGAGATTTCAGAAAAGACATGCA GGCAGGCAAAGGTTGAATTCTACCATACCCATTGTCTTGAGCTCAGTGAACAGTATCATTGCCGGCAGCAGCAATGGAGAGTTTCGAACAGCCTGCGTTGATAGCATGAGG GTCAAGAGCACCTGTGAGTTACAGACATCACTGCGACAGTCTCTTCAAAGCATTGTGGATGGGCGATTTACTCCAAGGACCAAGTGTAGAAAAGAAAAG AAGGTGACACAGGCTGTTTGCTCTCAAAAAAGGAGTCCTGACATCTTGGAAGAGG CATTTGAAAATCCCCCATTACTGTCTTCTAAGAGGATTCACTGCGATCTTGAATCTTCAAGTTTCATCTCTGAGAAGAGGCAATGCACAGAGCCGTTCTCTGAAGATTCAGACACAAATGAGACATCAGACTTCCAGAAAAGTCCCTTTTCTCTTGTCCATCTTCCTCAGattcaacaagccagaatgactGAAGACAAACCCTCAGTTAAACTGATAAATGAACAG gtggaggagcagtggcttcAAGAGCTGGAAAACTTTTCTGAATGGGATTAA